From the genome of Solidesulfovibrio carbinolicus, one region includes:
- a CDS encoding cobyric acid synthase: MKEKAFPHGGNLRALAAEAGRDPSDILDASASINPLGPPPWLRDVLSAAVADLVHYPDPDCTALLEAASARYGAPASHFVAGNGTSQLLFALPRCTGLARAVIPSPAYTDYAVACHKSGMDVRRLPGSEFDGFAPQLDRIEAVLRSPSLVVIASPANPTGVVTEAGAIVELAGRHPQSLFLIDEAFADFVPGFTSLAGEDRPHNVAVLLSLTKSFAVPGLRLGLLAASPDLADWVRRTLAPWSVGTLPQAVGLGALADTAFLEETRAALPGLRHRLAEGLAGLGLTVFPSQANFLLARLSLSGPNAPEVCRRLLAEHGVALRDCSNFSGLSDRYLRVAVRPEAETDRILAALAAVLAACPMPASRPRPKTPALMVQGTTSSAGKSVLTAGLCRLLARAGYKVAPFKSQNMSLNSGVTADGLEMGRAQIVQARACRLAPDARMNPILLKPTSDLGSQVIVLGKPVGTMRVGQYIAYKPTAFAAAREAYDALAGQADVMVLEGAGSPAEVNLKAHDIVNMTMARHAGASVLLAADIDRGGAYAGLLGTMECLPESERGLVAGYVLNRFRGDATLLAPANDFLARRTGRDVLAVVPFLPDLGLPDEDSVTFKDGRSLPDTPPADPALLDIAVIDLPHLSNATDCDALAVEPDTRLRRVREAGKLGRPDAVLLPGSKNTLADLAWLRDSGLAAALTALAAAGTTEIVGICAGLQMLGETVADPLGLESDRGHAAGLGLLPLATRLAAEKTLTATDAVHAPTGLPLRGYEIHHGVTETSGNAAALDVIAARADGQPLAYARNDAPIWGAYLHGLFDADAFRRHFLNTLRQRRGQEPITRLTPYDIDPALDRLADVLEERLGLAVVRRLLGL; this comes from the coding sequence TTGAAAGAAAAAGCATTTCCCCACGGGGGCAACTTGCGCGCCCTGGCCGCCGAAGCCGGGCGCGACCCTTCGGACATTCTCGACGCCTCGGCCAGCATCAATCCCCTCGGGCCGCCGCCCTGGCTGCGCGACGTGTTGAGCGCCGCCGTCGCCGACCTCGTCCACTACCCGGACCCGGACTGCACGGCGCTCCTTGAGGCCGCCTCGGCCCGCTACGGCGCACCAGCCTCCCATTTCGTGGCCGGCAACGGCACAAGCCAGCTCCTTTTCGCCCTGCCGCGCTGCACCGGCCTTGCCCGGGCGGTCATCCCCTCCCCGGCCTACACCGACTACGCCGTGGCCTGCCACAAGTCCGGCATGGACGTGCGCCGGCTGCCCGGCTCGGAATTCGACGGGTTTGCCCCCCAGCTCGACCGCATCGAGGCCGTGCTGCGCTCGCCCTCCCTGGTGGTCATCGCAAGCCCGGCCAACCCCACCGGCGTCGTCACCGAGGCCGGGGCCATCGTTGAGCTGGCCGGCCGCCATCCCCAGAGCCTGTTTCTGATTGATGAAGCCTTTGCCGATTTCGTGCCCGGATTTACGAGCCTTGCCGGCGAGGACCGGCCCCACAACGTGGCCGTGCTGCTTTCGCTCACCAAAAGCTTCGCCGTGCCCGGCCTGCGCCTGGGGCTGCTCGCCGCCAGCCCGGATCTGGCCGACTGGGTGCGCCGCACCCTGGCCCCGTGGTCGGTGGGAACGCTCCCCCAGGCCGTGGGCCTGGGCGCCCTGGCCGACACGGCCTTTCTGGAAGAGACCCGGGCCGCCCTGCCCGGCCTGCGCCATCGGCTGGCCGAGGGACTGGCCGGCCTTGGGCTGACGGTCTTCCCGAGCCAGGCCAACTTCCTCCTGGCCCGGCTGTCGCTTTCCGGCCCCAACGCCCCGGAGGTCTGCCGCCGGCTACTGGCCGAGCACGGCGTGGCCCTTCGCGACTGCTCCAATTTCTCGGGCCTGTCCGACCGCTACCTGCGCGTCGCCGTGCGCCCCGAGGCCGAGACCGACCGCATCCTGGCCGCCCTGGCCGCCGTGCTGGCCGCCTGCCCCATGCCCGCGTCGCGCCCCCGGCCCAAAACCCCGGCGCTCATGGTCCAGGGGACCACCTCCAGCGCCGGCAAGTCCGTGCTCACCGCCGGCCTGTGCCGGCTGCTGGCCCGGGCCGGCTACAAGGTCGCGCCGTTTAAATCGCAAAACATGTCGCTCAATTCCGGAGTCACGGCCGACGGACTGGAAATGGGCCGGGCGCAGATCGTCCAGGCCCGGGCCTGCCGGCTGGCCCCGGACGCGCGCATGAACCCCATCCTTTTAAAGCCCACCTCGGATCTCGGCTCCCAGGTCATTGTCCTTGGCAAACCCGTCGGAACCATGCGCGTCGGGCAGTACATCGCCTACAAGCCCACGGCCTTTGCCGCCGCCCGGGAGGCCTACGACGCCCTGGCCGGCCAGGCCGACGTCATGGTGCTCGAAGGGGCCGGCAGCCCGGCCGAGGTCAATCTCAAGGCCCACGACATCGTCAACATGACCATGGCCCGCCATGCCGGGGCCAGCGTGCTGCTGGCCGCCGACATCGACCGGGGCGGCGCCTACGCCGGGCTGCTGGGCACCATGGAATGCCTGCCTGAGTCCGAACGGGGGCTTGTCGCCGGCTATGTGCTCAACCGCTTCCGGGGCGACGCCACGCTGTTGGCCCCGGCCAACGACTTCCTCGCCCGGCGCACCGGGCGTGACGTGCTGGCCGTTGTCCCCTTTCTGCCCGATCTCGGCCTGCCCGACGAGGACTCGGTCACCTTCAAGGACGGCCGGTCCCTGCCCGATACCCCGCCGGCCGACCCGGCCCTGCTCGACATCGCGGTCATCGACCTGCCGCATCTCTCCAACGCCACGGACTGCGACGCCCTGGCCGTGGAACCCGACACGCGCCTGCGCCGGGTGCGCGAAGCCGGCAAGCTCGGCCGGCCCGACGCCGTGCTGCTGCCTGGCAGCAAAAACACCCTGGCCGACCTGGCCTGGCTCAGGGACTCCGGCCTGGCCGCCGCCCTGACCGCACTGGCCGCCGCCGGCACAACCGAAATCGTCGGCATCTGCGCCGGCCTGCAAATGCTCGGCGAGACCGTGGCCGATCCCCTGGGCCTGGAATCGGATCGCGGCCACGCCGCCGGCCTGGGCCTGCTGCCGCTCGCCACCCGCCTGGCCGCCGAAAAAACCCTGACCGCAACCGATGCCGTCCACGCGCCCACCGGACTGCCCCTTCGCGGCTACGAGATCCACCACGGCGTCACCGAGACCTCGGGCAACGCCGCCGCCCTGGACGTCATCGCCGCCCGGGCCGACGGCCAACCCCTGGCCTACGCCCGAAACGACGCGCCGATCTGGGGCGCCTATCTGCACGGCCTCTTCGACGCCGACGCCTTCCGCCGCCACTTCCTCAACACCCTGCGCCAGCGCCGGGGACAGGAACCCATCACACGGCTGACGCCCTACGACATCGACCCGGCCCTGGACCGGCTGGCCGACGTGCTGGAAGAACGCCTAGGGTTGGCCGTCGTGCGCCGGTTGCTGGGATTGTAG
- a CDS encoding FmdB family zinc ribbon protein — translation MPIYEYKCTKCGKEFEVLQRSFDVDEAPCEYCGAPGKRFMSNTSFVLKGTGWYVTDYKANGGCSASGNAANGSNGSSKPADAPAAEAAAPASPCASGGCSSCPSASASSSDA, via the coding sequence ATGCCCATCTACGAATACAAATGCACCAAATGCGGCAAGGAATTCGAAGTGCTTCAACGCAGCTTCGACGTGGACGAAGCGCCCTGCGAATACTGCGGCGCTCCCGGCAAGCGCTTCATGTCCAACACCTCGTTCGTGCTCAAAGGCACGGGCTGGTACGTGACCGACTACAAGGCCAACGGCGGTTGCAGCGCTTCGGGCAACGCGGCCAACGGGTCCAACGGTTCGTCCAAGCCCGCCGACGCCCCGGCCGCCGAGGCGGCGGCTCCGGCCTCGCCCTGCGCTTCCGGCGGCTGTTCGTCCTGCCCGAGCGCCTCCGCGTCCAGCTCCGACGCCTAG
- a CDS encoding ATP-binding protein: MSRLFRKTLLAIVLVFGVSANATALLSAWLLHRHLTDEYVTKGRAIAMAIAAASPDALVGGDAASVQAMIDEFLRIDGVGYVFVADRMGRIAAHTFLPAMPATVPQVTVSHQEAISIDDAVIPDRGDFIQVTAPILAGEAGQVSVGMDKAGIWRVMREAVIRQEVLMLAMFAVAVVIFYALVSGIARPLAALADYAVKIRDHDFSATPPPASDDEVGVLARAMGSMAGQLSVLVSNLKQAVADTTRELNDSLAHIQAIIDNLADGLLVVDDAGRATLHNPALLAMFGLTGTDPAGRWVRDAFPPAMAALAASCLTDKACPETEVALSGGGTGKVVATSFRLPGQDRTAVILLVRDVTVEKEVDRMKTEFISTVSHELRTPLTSVLGFAKIIRRKFLELVVPALPPGDARIARGAGQIRENLDIIVAEGERLTELVDDVLDIAKMESGRCEWDMEPVSFAAAADHAVKAAMPLAARKGLALTADIASDLPAVMADRDRLVQVLLNLIGNAVKFTSSGWVRLSAVAVDGEVRVAVADSGAGIAAKDLETIFEKFKQAGDTLTEKPKGTGLGLPICRQIVERHGGRIWAESVPGQGSVFRFTLPALAGQAAKTAEAACPAKAAPTADGDASRVLVVDDDDAVRRYLETVLTEGGYAVATARSGAEALKLAASWKPGCITMDLRMPGMDGREAIRRLRAEPATRDIPVMVLTVASSRERAASGADAVLAKPVDEEALLAAVRNLLEGPAEDDARPCLIYAADGGRRLSRRFLLCPGEVTSVGEEPGLWLALEKGFCGTVFVPASRGHDLDLGKLSAYPGVCVIIIPD, translated from the coding sequence GTGTCACGCCTGTTTCGCAAGACGCTGCTGGCCATCGTGCTGGTGTTCGGGGTCTCGGCCAACGCCACCGCCCTGCTGTCGGCCTGGCTGCTCCATCGCCACCTGACCGACGAATACGTCACCAAGGGCCGGGCCATCGCCATGGCCATCGCCGCCGCCAGCCCCGACGCCCTGGTCGGCGGCGACGCGGCCTCGGTCCAGGCCATGATCGACGAGTTTTTGCGCATCGACGGCGTGGGCTACGTCTTTGTGGCCGACCGGATGGGGCGCATCGCGGCCCACACCTTTTTGCCGGCCATGCCGGCCACCGTGCCCCAGGTCACGGTGAGCCACCAGGAAGCCATTTCCATCGACGACGCCGTGATCCCCGACCGGGGGGATTTCATCCAGGTCACGGCCCCGATCCTGGCCGGCGAGGCCGGACAGGTGAGCGTGGGCATGGACAAGGCCGGCATCTGGCGGGTCATGCGCGAGGCCGTCATCCGCCAGGAAGTGCTGATGCTGGCCATGTTCGCCGTGGCCGTGGTCATCTTCTACGCCCTGGTTTCAGGCATTGCCCGGCCCCTGGCCGCCCTGGCCGACTATGCCGTCAAAATCCGCGACCACGATTTCTCGGCCACCCCGCCGCCGGCCAGCGACGACGAGGTGGGCGTGCTGGCCCGGGCCATGGGCTCCATGGCCGGCCAGCTGTCGGTGCTGGTGTCCAACCTCAAGCAGGCCGTGGCCGACACCACCCGCGAACTCAACGACTCCCTGGCCCACATCCAGGCCATCATCGACAATCTGGCCGACGGCCTGCTGGTGGTTGACGACGCCGGCCGGGCCACCCTGCACAACCCGGCCCTGCTGGCCATGTTCGGCCTGACCGGAACCGATCCGGCCGGGCGCTGGGTGCGCGACGCCTTTCCGCCGGCCATGGCCGCCCTGGCCGCTTCGTGCCTCACCGACAAGGCCTGCCCGGAAACCGAGGTGGCCCTGTCCGGCGGCGGCACGGGCAAGGTCGTGGCCACGTCCTTCCGGCTGCCCGGCCAGGACCGCACGGCGGTTATTTTGCTCGTGCGCGACGTCACCGTGGAAAAGGAAGTGGACCGGATGAAGACCGAGTTCATTTCCACGGTCTCCCATGAGCTGCGCACGCCGCTGACGTCGGTGCTGGGGTTTGCCAAGATCATCCGCCGCAAATTCCTGGAGCTGGTGGTTCCGGCCCTGCCGCCAGGCGATGCCCGTATCGCGCGAGGCGCCGGGCAAATCCGCGAAAACCTCGACATCATCGTGGCCGAGGGCGAGCGGCTCACCGAACTTGTGGACGACGTGCTCGACATCGCCAAGATGGAGTCCGGGCGCTGCGAATGGGACATGGAGCCGGTGTCGTTTGCCGCTGCGGCCGACCATGCCGTCAAGGCGGCCATGCCCCTGGCGGCGCGCAAGGGCCTGGCGCTCACCGCCGACATCGCCTCGGATCTGCCGGCGGTCATGGCCGACCGCGACCGGCTGGTGCAGGTGCTGCTCAATCTCATCGGCAATGCCGTGAAGTTCACCAGCTCCGGTTGGGTGCGCCTGTCGGCCGTGGCCGTCGACGGCGAGGTGCGGGTGGCGGTGGCGGACAGCGGCGCGGGCATCGCGGCCAAGGACCTGGAAACCATTTTCGAGAAGTTCAAGCAGGCCGGGGACACGCTGACCGAAAAGCCCAAGGGCACGGGCCTGGGGCTGCCCATCTGCCGCCAGATCGTGGAACGCCACGGCGGGCGCATCTGGGCCGAATCCGTGCCCGGCCAGGGCAGCGTCTTCCGCTTCACCCTGCCGGCCCTGGCCGGCCAGGCGGCGAAAACGGCCGAGGCGGCCTGCCCGGCCAAAGCCGCGCCCACAGCCGATGGCGACGCCTCGCGGGTGCTGGTGGTGGACGACGACGACGCCGTGCGGCGCTACCTCGAAACCGTGCTGACCGAGGGCGGCTATGCCGTGGCCACGGCTCGCAGCGGGGCCGAGGCGCTCAAGCTGGCCGCCTCCTGGAAGCCCGGCTGCATCACCATGGACCTGCGCATGCCGGGCATGGACGGCCGCGAGGCCATCCGCCGGCTGCGGGCCGAGCCGGCCACCCGGGACATTCCGGTGATGGTGCTGACCGTGGCCTCCAGCCGCGAGCGGGCCGCAAGCGGGGCCGACGCGGTCCTGGCCAAACCCGTGGACGAGGAGGCGCTTTTGGCGGCCGTGCGCAACCTGCTCGAAGGTCCGGCCGAGGACGACGCCCGGCCGTGTCTGATCTATGCCGCCGACGGCGGCCGGCGGCTGTCGCGGCGGTTTCTGCTGTGTCCGGGCGAGGTGACGTCGGTGGGCGAGGAACCCGGGTTGTGGCTGGCGCTTGAGAAAGGCTTTTGCGGCACGGTCTTTGTGCCGGCCTCGCGGGGACACGACCTCGACCTGGGCAAACTCAGCGCCTATCCGGGCGTGTGCGTGATCATCATTCCCGACTGA
- a CDS encoding ABC transporter substrate-binding protein — MLALVLALFGVAEAQDQTPVVLGMTAGFSGPTRGMAVELYRGALACLESRNVLSAPGRRKVALHAADDGYEPGPAIENTVRFLTRDKALALFSQLGTPTVSRVLPVLRAYADQGARLFFPVTGLEASRTPPYVRYVYNLRASYRQEIDALVGAFVARGATRVAICHQADAFGRSGWDGARRALSRRNLPLCGEATFARVATVADDMAAQAKVLAACNPQAILLVGPAPACAAAIRDFRRAGLDAAVGVVSFAGGELLLRQLAAEGARLGVNLEHDVLFSQVVPDWRDETLPAANDYRQALADLGDRLPPPGGWDTPASQAGSSVGFEGYLNARLFLTVLDAMADPDDRLGLDAAAVAVGQTDIGIGRPVSLTGPNHQALNMVYLNTAQDGRLVPLAASLAVAETED; from the coding sequence ATGCTTGCCCTGGTTTTGGCGCTTTTCGGCGTGGCCGAGGCCCAGGACCAGACCCCGGTGGTCCTGGGCATGACGGCCGGGTTCTCCGGTCCGACCCGGGGCATGGCCGTGGAGCTCTACCGGGGGGCGCTGGCCTGCCTGGAAAGCCGCAACGTCCTGTCCGCGCCCGGGCGGCGCAAGGTCGCCCTCCACGCCGCCGACGACGGCTACGAACCCGGGCCGGCCATCGAAAACACCGTGCGTTTCCTCACCCGCGACAAGGCCCTGGCCCTTTTTTCCCAGCTCGGCACGCCCACGGTCAGCCGGGTGCTGCCGGTGCTTCGGGCCTACGCCGACCAGGGGGCGCGGCTGTTTTTTCCGGTCACGGGGCTGGAAGCCTCGCGCACCCCGCCCTATGTCCGCTACGTCTACAACCTGCGAGCCAGCTACCGCCAGGAGATCGACGCCCTGGTCGGAGCCTTCGTCGCCAGGGGGGCCACCCGGGTGGCCATCTGCCACCAAGCCGACGCCTTTGGCCGCAGCGGCTGGGACGGGGCGAGGCGGGCGCTTTCCCGGCGCAACCTCCCCCTTTGCGGCGAGGCCACCTTTGCCCGGGTGGCCACGGTGGCCGACGACATGGCCGCCCAGGCCAAGGTGCTCGCCGCCTGCAACCCCCAGGCAATCCTGCTGGTCGGGCCGGCTCCGGCCTGCGCCGCCGCCATTCGCGATTTTCGCCGGGCCGGTCTCGACGCCGCCGTCGGCGTGGTGTCCTTTGCCGGCGGCGAACTGCTCCTGCGCCAGTTGGCCGCCGAGGGCGCGCGTCTGGGCGTCAATCTGGAGCACGACGTCCTCTTCTCCCAGGTCGTGCCGGATTGGCGCGACGAGACCCTGCCGGCGGCAAACGATTACCGCCAGGCCCTGGCCGATCTGGGCGACCGCCTGCCGCCGCCCGGCGGCTGGGACACGCCGGCTTCTCAAGCCGGCAGTTCCGTGGGGTTCGAGGGCTATCTCAATGCCCGGCTTTTTCTGACGGTGCTGGACGCCATGGCCGACCCCGACGACCGCCTGGGCCTTGATGCGGCGGCTGTCGCCGTAGGGCAGACGGATATCGGCATCGGCCGGCCCGTTTCGCTGACCGGCCCCAATCATCAGGCCCTGAACATGGTCTACCTCAACACCGCTCAGGACGGCCGGCTTGTGCCCCTGGCCGCCAGCCTGGCCGTTGCCGAAACCGAGGACTGA
- a CDS encoding response regulator, translating into MSKDSILIVEDDEDIVELLAFNLQSAGFAAETARDGYEGLAKARRNPPAAVILDLMLPGLDGFEVCKELKRDPKTASAPIIMLTARGEEVDRIVGLELGADDYVVKPFSPRELVLRLRSVLKRHAPEPEKRQVLARDGLSVDMAAHRVSLDGAEVALTATEFKLLAELFQSAGRVLTRDRLLNSVWGYEFEGYARTVDTHVRRLRQKLGHFADMIETVRGVGYRFKE; encoded by the coding sequence ATGTCCAAGGATTCCATCCTGATTGTCGAAGATGACGAAGATATCGTCGAACTGCTCGCCTTCAATCTGCAAAGCGCCGGCTTCGCCGCCGAGACCGCCCGCGACGGTTACGAGGGTCTGGCCAAGGCCCGGCGCAATCCGCCGGCCGCCGTCATCCTCGATCTCATGTTGCCGGGCCTGGACGGCTTCGAGGTCTGCAAGGAACTCAAGCGCGACCCCAAGACCGCCAGCGCCCCCATCATCATGCTCACGGCCAGGGGCGAGGAAGTGGACCGCATCGTCGGGCTGGAGCTGGGGGCCGACGACTACGTGGTCAAGCCGTTTTCGCCGCGCGAGCTGGTCCTGCGCCTGCGCTCGGTGCTCAAGCGCCACGCCCCGGAGCCGGAAAAGCGGCAGGTGCTGGCCCGCGACGGCCTGTCCGTGGACATGGCCGCCCACCGGGTGAGCCTGGACGGGGCCGAGGTGGCGCTCACCGCCACGGAATTCAAGCTTTTGGCCGAGCTGTTCCAAAGCGCCGGCCGGGTGCTCACCCGCGACCGGCTGCTTAATTCCGTCTGGGGCTACGAGTTCGAGGGCTATGCCCGCACCGTGGACACCCATGTCCGCCGCCTGCGCCAGAAGCTGGGGCATTTCGCCGACATGATCGAAACCGTCCGGGGCGTGGGCTACCGGTTCAAGGAGTAG
- a CDS encoding HAMP domain-containing sensor histidine kinase, with translation MAGSAALGLRAAAVCVAVAALALGLSSLVPASATPGQRLAANAAALALAGAVFWFFTRRLSRSLAEVVDVARAIGDGDYRRRLHLLPGGEFSVLAGAVNQMARGIEANIATIVAQKTQLQAILDGMREAVMVLDAAGKVRVANPALARLAPIAADPLGRRPIEVIPSPELQLACDRLLAANPAGPEAESAAEAVTLEARFGPGRVYEVSLVRLPGRDGAEAGAVLVFHDVSETRKLSRVRRDFAANVTHELRTPLTSIKGYAETLLGAAPELAAEKRRFLEVILKNANHMSKMVDDILNLARLEDGQGPAPDARAEAGAALADAVRECEPLAQARGLELVRALPEAGLAVACDQGQLAQVWRNLLENAIRFSPEAGRIVLTAAPDPDRGLAMCSVLDQGPGIPPEERERVFERFYRVERHRSKTPGSTGLGLAIVRHIVERHGGRVWVERGRGEMAGAAFHFTLPMAQSPKAEASAETAGSGPRTQAS, from the coding sequence GTGGCCGGCTCCGCCGCCCTGGGACTGCGGGCCGCCGCCGTGTGCGTGGCCGTGGCCGCCCTGGCCCTGGGCCTGTCGTCGTTGGTTCCGGCCTCGGCCACGCCGGGCCAGCGTCTGGCCGCCAATGCCGCCGCCCTGGCCCTGGCCGGGGCCGTGTTCTGGTTTTTCACCCGCCGCCTGTCGCGTTCCCTGGCCGAGGTGGTGGACGTAGCCCGGGCCATTGGCGACGGCGACTACCGCCGCCGGCTGCATTTGTTGCCTGGGGGCGAATTTTCCGTCCTGGCCGGGGCCGTCAACCAGATGGCCCGGGGCATCGAGGCCAACATCGCCACCATCGTGGCCCAGAAGACCCAACTGCAAGCCATCCTGGACGGCATGCGCGAGGCGGTCATGGTCCTGGACGCCGCCGGAAAGGTGCGCGTGGCCAACCCGGCCCTGGCCCGGCTGGCCCCCATCGCCGCCGATCCCCTGGGACGCCGGCCCATCGAGGTCATCCCCAGCCCCGAGCTGCAACTGGCCTGCGACCGGCTCCTGGCCGCCAATCCGGCCGGCCCCGAAGCCGAAAGCGCGGCCGAGGCCGTGACCCTGGAAGCCCGGTTCGGGCCGGGCCGGGTCTACGAGGTGTCCCTGGTGCGCCTGCCCGGCCGGGACGGGGCCGAGGCCGGGGCCGTGCTGGTCTTTCACGACGTGTCCGAGACCCGAAAGCTCTCCCGGGTGCGCCGGGACTTCGCCGCCAACGTCACCCACGAGCTGCGCACGCCGCTGACCTCCATCAAGGGTTACGCCGAAACCCTGCTCGGAGCCGCGCCGGAACTGGCCGCCGAAAAGCGGCGCTTCCTGGAAGTGATCCTCAAAAACGCCAATCACATGTCCAAGATGGTGGACGACATTTTAAACCTCGCCCGGCTGGAGGACGGTCAGGGGCCGGCCCCCGACGCCCGGGCCGAGGCCGGGGCCGCCCTGGCCGACGCCGTGCGCGAGTGCGAACCCCTGGCCCAGGCCCGGGGGCTGGAACTGGTCCGCGCCCTGCCCGAGGCCGGACTGGCCGTGGCCTGCGACCAGGGCCAGCTGGCCCAGGTCTGGCGCAACCTACTCGAAAACGCCATCCGCTTCAGCCCGGAGGCCGGGCGCATCGTGCTGACCGCCGCCCCCGATCCCGACCGGGGCCTGGCCATGTGCTCCGTTCTCGACCAGGGACCGGGCATTCCGCCCGAAGAACGCGAGCGGGTCTTTGAACGCTTCTACCGGGTGGAGCGCCATCGCTCCAAGACCCCGGGCAGCACCGGCCTTGGCCTGGCCATCGTGCGCCACATCGTGGAGCGCCACGGCGGCCGTGTCTGGGTGGAGCGCGGCCGGGGCGAGATGGCCGGGGCCGCCTTCCATTTCACCCTGCCCATGGCCCAGTCGCCCAAGGCCGAGGCGTCGGCCGAAACGGCCGGGTCCGGGCCACGAACCCAGGCCTCCTGA
- the pstB gene encoding phosphate ABC transporter ATP-binding protein PstB, which translates to MSDTVKMASRALNFYYGRFKALQDINLVVNANQVTALIGPSGCGKSTYLRCLNRMNDLIAGVRVEGELTLDGQDIYAPDLDVVELRRRVGMVFQKPNPFPKTIFENVAYGLRVGGIRDNTYISEQVEKSLRGAALFDEVKDRLHDSALGLSGGQQQRLCIARALAIEPEVILMDEPASALDPIATQKIEELIHELKKRFTIIIVTHSMQQAARVSDRTAFFYMGRLIEDDATETIFTRPAQKQTEDYITGRFG; encoded by the coding sequence ATGTCCGACACCGTGAAAATGGCCTCCCGGGCTCTCAATTTCTACTACGGCCGGTTCAAGGCCCTCCAGGACATCAACCTCGTCGTCAACGCCAACCAGGTCACGGCCCTTATCGGTCCCTCGGGCTGCGGCAAATCCACCTATCTGCGCTGCCTCAATCGCATGAACGATCTCATCGCCGGCGTCCGGGTGGAGGGCGAGCTGACCCTGGACGGCCAGGACATCTACGCCCCGGACCTTGACGTGGTGGAGCTGCGCCGCCGGGTGGGCATGGTCTTCCAAAAGCCCAACCCCTTCCCCAAGACCATCTTCGAAAACGTGGCCTACGGCCTGCGCGTGGGCGGCATCCGCGACAACACCTACATTTCCGAGCAGGTGGAAAAAAGCCTTCGCGGCGCGGCCCTTTTCGACGAGGTCAAGGACCGCCTCCACGACTCGGCCCTGGGACTGTCCGGCGGCCAGCAGCAGCGTTTGTGCATCGCCCGGGCCCTGGCCATCGAGCCGGAAGTCATCCTCATGGACGAGCCGGCCTCGGCCCTGGACCCCATCGCCACCCAGAAGATCGAAGAGCTCATTCATGAGCTGAAAAAACGCTTCACCATCATCATCGTCACCCACTCCATGCAGCAGGCCGCCCGCGTCTCGGACCGCACCGCCTTTTTCTACATGGGCCGGCTCATCGAGGATGACGCCACGGAAACCATCTTCACCCGCCCGGCCCAGAAACAGACCGAAGACTACATCACCGGCCGCTTCGGCTGA
- a CDS encoding methyl-accepting chemotaxis protein, which produces MRFPLFPAKIALAVCLPAVAALVLGLFAVSRLDGLAARSKTLETARLPRADLAVAVERRLLLAAQAIRGYALSGDRDALERAKKDLGQAADALHAAREAASRPGMESLAAEAQKIGFLLDTYKKAAESAAAANELVARDRADLAAAQEAYAAAVASYIEFKTAQWDKELAAKYPQPDPLRLHAKRLKTAQAVQDAGRDVRLAAEAAKAERDPGRLSQALARYDEAEALLREVKAGSDEENKRLAPVFAALAACRQAAGALLSDWEGLKSTGRQIIEAERAALAAGADLGGATLAEAAADASGLADAVRASRLLLGGAAWGICLVGIVFGLAVAFLLGGPVRRCAFFARDLAVGRMTGNLPVSGHDETAVLAESLREMARRIGKRLAR; this is translated from the coding sequence ATGAGGTTTCCGCTTTTTCCCGCCAAGATCGCCCTGGCCGTGTGCCTGCCCGCCGTGGCCGCGCTGGTGCTTGGGCTTTTCGCCGTCTCCCGGCTGGACGGCCTGGCCGCGCGCTCCAAGACCCTGGAAACCGCCCGCCTGCCCCGGGCCGATCTGGCCGTGGCCGTGGAGCGCCGGCTGCTCCTGGCCGCCCAGGCCATCCGGGGCTATGCCCTGTCGGGCGACCGCGACGCCCTGGAGCGGGCCAAAAAAGACCTGGGCCAGGCCGCCGACGCCCTGCACGCCGCCCGCGAGGCGGCCAGCCGGCCCGGCATGGAAAGCCTGGCCGCCGAAGCCCAGAAGATCGGTTTTTTGCTCGACACCTACAAAAAAGCCGCCGAATCCGCCGCCGCCGCCAACGAGCTGGTGGCCAGGGACCGGGCCGATCTGGCCGCCGCCCAGGAGGCCTATGCCGCCGCCGTGGCTAGCTACATCGAATTCAAGACCGCCCAGTGGGACAAGGAGCTGGCCGCCAAATATCCCCAGCCCGACCCCCTGCGCCTGCACGCCAAACGGCTCAAGACCGCCCAGGCCGTCCAGGACGCCGGCCGCGACGTGCGGCTGGCCGCCGAGGCGGCCAAGGCCGAGCGCGACCCGGGCCGGCTGTCCCAGGCGCTTGCCCGCTACGACGAGGCCGAGGCCCTGCTGCGCGAAGTGAAAGCCGGCAGCGACGAGGAAAACAAGCGTCTGGCTCCGGTCTTCGCCGCCCTGGCCGCCTGCCGCCAAGCCGCCGGGGCGCTTTTGTCCGACTGGGAGGGCCTCAAGTCCACGGGCCGCCAGATCATCGAGGCCGAGCGGGCCGCCCTGGCCGCCGGGGCCGATCTCGGCGGGGCCACCCTGGCCGAGGCCGCCGCCGACGCCTCGGGGCTGGCCGATGCCGTGCGCGCCTCGCGCCTGCTTCTTGGCGGCGCGGCCTGGGGTATTTGCCTGGTCGGCATCGTCTTCGGCCTGGCCGTGGCCTTTCTCCTGGGCGGCCCGGTGCGGCGCTGCGCCTTTTTCGCCCGGGATCTGGCCGTGGGGCGCATGACCGGCAATTTGCCCGTGTCCGGCCACGACGAAACCGCCGTGCTGGCCGAAAGCCTGCGCGAAATGGCCCGGCGCATCGGCAAGCGGCTGGCCCGCTGA